From a single Miscanthus floridulus cultivar M001 chromosome 8, ASM1932011v1, whole genome shotgun sequence genomic region:
- the LOC136473763 gene encoding heterodimeric geranylgeranyl pyrophosphate synthase small subunit, chloroplastic-like, producing MALSSLFITLPIPKFLSSNSRRLLTARASSAAPAASASFDLRRYWTSLIADVESELDAAMPMQPPESIHSAMRYAVLPGAVKEGAAKRAPPVLCVAACELLGGPRAAALPAAAALEMLHAASLVHDDLPCFDAAPTRRGRPSTHAAYGTDMAVLAGDALFPLAYTHVISHTPSPDPVPHAVLLRVLAELARAVGSTGMAAGQFLDLAGATALGEAEVMQVLTKKFGEMAECSAACGAMLGGAGPDEEAALRRYGRTIGVLYELVDDVRSASGNGKMRSNASVLRSLGMDRALGIVEELTAQAKTEADRLGDKYGDRVLPLYSFVDYAVERGFELQGAAATP from the coding sequence ATGGCTCTCTCCTCCCTCTTCATCACCCTCCCCATCCCCAAGTTCCTTTCCTCCAACTCCCGCCGCTTGCTCACCGCCCGTGCGTCCTCCGCCGCTCCCGCCGCCTCTGCTTCCTTCGACCTGCGCCGCTACTGGACCTCTCTGATCGCCGATGTGGAGTCCGAACTCGACGCCGCGATGCCCATGCAGCCTCCGGAGAGCATCCACTCCGCCATGCGTTACGCGGTGCTCCCGGGCGCCGTCAAGGAGGGAGCCGCCAAGCGGGCGCCCCCCGTGCTCTGCGTCGCCGCGTGCGAGCTCCTCGGCGGCCCGCGCGCGGCCGCGCTCCCGGCCGCCGCGGCGCTGGAGATGCTCCACGCGGCGTCGCTCGTGCACGACGACCTGCCCTGCTTCGACGCAGCCCCGACGCGACGCGGGCGCCCGTCCACGCACGCGGCGTACGGCACCGACATGGCCGTCCTCGCGGGGGACGCTCTCTTCCCGCTCGCCTACACCCACGTCATCTCCCACACCCCGTCCCCGGACCCGGTCCCGCACGCCGTCCTCCTGCGCGTCCTCGCGGAGCTCGCGCGCGCCGTCGGATCCACCGGCATGGCGGCCGGCCAGTTCCTCGATCTGGCCGGCGCCACCGCCCTTGGCGAGGCCGAGGTCATGCAGGTCCTGACGAAGAAGTTCGGCGAGATGGCCGAGTGCTCCGCCGCCTGTGGCGCCATGCTCGGTGGGGCCGGGCCCGACGAGGAGGCCGCGCTGCGGCGATACGGCCGCACCATCGGCGTCCTGTACGAGCTCGTCGACGACGTCCGGAGCGCGTCGGGGAACGGCAAGATGAGGAGCAACGCCAGCGTCCTGCGCTCCCTGGGGATGGACCGCGCGCTCGGCATTGTGGAGGAGCTCACGGCTCAGGCCAAGACAGAGGCTGACAGGCTCGGGGACAAGTATGGCGATCGGGTGCTGCCCTTGTACAGTTTCGTGGACTACGCGGTGGAGAGAGGGTTTGAGCTCCAGGGTGCGGCGGCAACTCCATAG